In Erigeron canadensis isolate Cc75 chromosome 1, C_canadensis_v1, whole genome shotgun sequence, a single window of DNA contains:
- the LOC122585206 gene encoding dof zinc finger protein DOF3.6-like isoform X2 gives MVFSSLPNSYLDHPNWPQQPTGGVVLGGGGGGGDHEISQLPPQLMRPPHPPLGIHGGDEERSLHVSDRGRMMKMPQPHDTAMKCPRCESTNTKFCYFNNYSLSQPRHFCKTCRRYWTRGGALRSVPVGGGCRRNKKTSKGSKGSSSSMSKSSSATSSSTSNAPISSNTDMLGHLSHNSTRPPQFPIMPPLHHYGSGGDLGLTYGAGNGTDLINLGHDSNYPSSKFSHFPFLGTTNNGGMYGEGPSNYGGQVEGMKMEENNQHHQIQQQQGLNMSRNFLGMAGNDPFLGTSSVPWGTTDLSGFTSSSTTTTHLL, from the exons ATGGTTTTTTCATCACTTCCTAATTCCTATCTAGATCATCCTAATTGGCCTCAACAG CCCACTGGAGGAGTAGTTcttggcggcggtggtggtggtggtgatcatGAGATTTCTCAGCTTCCTCCTCAACTTATGCGACCACCTCATCCACCGCTAGGGATCCACGGTGGGGATGAGGAAAGATCTTTGCATGTATCTGACCGAGGAAGAATGATGAAGATGCCACAACCTCATGATACTGCAATGAAATGCCCTAGATGTGAATCAACTAATACCAAGTTTTGCTACTTCAACAATTACAGCCTATCACAGCCCCGTCACTTTTGCAAGACTTGTCGGCGCTATTGGACAAGAGGTGGCGCGTTAAGGAGCGTGCCAGTTGGTGGTGGTTGTCGAAGAAACAAGAAGACTAGTAAGGGATCAAAGGGGAGTTCTAGCTCTATGTCAAAGTCTTCTTCAGCTACTTCAAGCTCAACTAGTAATGCTCCAATTTCTTCTAACACGGATATGTTAGGGCATTTGTCACACAATAGTACTCGACCACCTCAATTTCCTATCATGCCCCCCTTGCATCACTATGGATCAGGTGGGGATCTTGGATTAACATACGGGGCCGGAAATGGAACTGATTTGATCAATCTTGGTCATGATAGTAATTACCCGAGTAGCAAATTTTCACACTTTCCATTTTTGGGAACTACTAATAATGGTGGGATGTATGGCGAAGGTCCATCAAATTACGGTGGACAAGTTGAAGGGATGAAGATGGAGGAAAATAATCAACATCATcaaatacaacaacaacaaggatTGAATATGTCAAGAAACTTTCTAGGTATGGCTGGAAATGATCCGTTTTTGGGTACTAGTAGTGTCCCATGGGGTACAACTGATCTCAGTGGCTtcacgtcttcttctaccaccaccacccatctCTTGTGA
- the LOC122589313 gene encoding cysteine protease RD19A-like: MNRQIILFVVVFFLLSSSSLFVAGANEDILIRNVEWDGEEYRLQHDFNVFKHKFNKVYASQEEEAFRFSVFKANMRQAMQRNKKLDDPSAVHGFTQFSDMTAAEFKKHLGLKI, translated from the coding sequence ATGAATCGACAAATTATTCTTTTCGTAGTAGTCTTTTTTctactttcttcttcttccttgttCGTGGCAGGGGCCAATGAAGATATCCTAATCCGAAACGTGGAATGGGATGGAGAAGAATACCGCCTCCAACACGATTTCAACGTCTTCAAGCACAAGTTTAACAAAGTATACGCCTCGCAAGAAGAAGAGGCTTTCAGGTTTTCGGTTTTTAAAGCTAACATGCGCCAAGCAATGCAGAGGAACAAGAAGCTTGATGATCCGTCGGCTGTTCATGGGTTTACTCAATTTTCTGATATGACGGCAGCGGAGTTTAAGAAGCATCTTGGATTAAAGATTTGA
- the LOC122589304 gene encoding cysteine protease RD19A-like gives MNRQIILFVVFFLLSASSLFVAGANDDILIRKVEWDGEEYRLQHDFNVFKHKFNKVYASQEEEAFRFSVFKANMCQAMQRNKKLDDPLAVQGFTRFSDMTAAEFRKHLGLKI, from the coding sequence ATGAATCGACAAATTATTCTTTTCGTAGTCTTTTTTCTACTTTCTGCTTCTTCCTTGTTCGTGGCAGGGGCCAACGACGACATCCTAATCCGAAAAGTGGAATGGGATGGAGAGGAATACCGCCTCCAGCACGATTTCAACGTCTTCAAGCACAAGTTTAACAAAGTATACGCCTCGCAAGAAGAAGAGGCTTTCAGGTTTTCGGTTTTTAAAGCTAACATGTGCCAAGCAATGCAGAGGAACAAGAAGCTTGATGATCCGTTGGCTGTTCAAGGGTTTACTCGGTTTTCTGATATGACGGCAGCGGAGTTTAGGAAGCATCTTGGATTGAAGATTTGA
- the LOC122585206 gene encoding dof zinc finger protein DOF3.6-like isoform X1 encodes MVFSSLPNSYLDHPNWPQQQPTGGVVLGGGGGGGDHEISQLPPQLMRPPHPPLGIHGGDEERSLHVSDRGRMMKMPQPHDTAMKCPRCESTNTKFCYFNNYSLSQPRHFCKTCRRYWTRGGALRSVPVGGGCRRNKKTSKGSKGSSSSMSKSSSATSSSTSNAPISSNTDMLGHLSHNSTRPPQFPIMPPLHHYGSGGDLGLTYGAGNGTDLINLGHDSNYPSSKFSHFPFLGTTNNGGMYGEGPSNYGGQVEGMKMEENNQHHQIQQQQGLNMSRNFLGMAGNDPFLGTSSVPWGTTDLSGFTSSSTTTTHLL; translated from the exons ATGGTTTTTTCATCACTTCCTAATTCCTATCTAGATCATCCTAATTGGCCTCAACAG CAGCCCACTGGAGGAGTAGTTcttggcggcggtggtggtggtggtgatcatGAGATTTCTCAGCTTCCTCCTCAACTTATGCGACCACCTCATCCACCGCTAGGGATCCACGGTGGGGATGAGGAAAGATCTTTGCATGTATCTGACCGAGGAAGAATGATGAAGATGCCACAACCTCATGATACTGCAATGAAATGCCCTAGATGTGAATCAACTAATACCAAGTTTTGCTACTTCAACAATTACAGCCTATCACAGCCCCGTCACTTTTGCAAGACTTGTCGGCGCTATTGGACAAGAGGTGGCGCGTTAAGGAGCGTGCCAGTTGGTGGTGGTTGTCGAAGAAACAAGAAGACTAGTAAGGGATCAAAGGGGAGTTCTAGCTCTATGTCAAAGTCTTCTTCAGCTACTTCAAGCTCAACTAGTAATGCTCCAATTTCTTCTAACACGGATATGTTAGGGCATTTGTCACACAATAGTACTCGACCACCTCAATTTCCTATCATGCCCCCCTTGCATCACTATGGATCAGGTGGGGATCTTGGATTAACATACGGGGCCGGAAATGGAACTGATTTGATCAATCTTGGTCATGATAGTAATTACCCGAGTAGCAAATTTTCACACTTTCCATTTTTGGGAACTACTAATAATGGTGGGATGTATGGCGAAGGTCCATCAAATTACGGTGGACAAGTTGAAGGGATGAAGATGGAGGAAAATAATCAACATCATcaaatacaacaacaacaaggatTGAATATGTCAAGAAACTTTCTAGGTATGGCTGGAAATGATCCGTTTTTGGGTACTAGTAGTGTCCCATGGGGTACAACTGATCTCAGTGGCTtcacgtcttcttctaccaccaccacccatctCTTGTGA